In the genome of Hymenobacter sp. DG25B, one region contains:
- a CDS encoding YncE family protein, giving the protein MRITTLSTWALAATLLLGACSKKNSEETEPDMVIPPDPGPIAASAADRVYLADQSSNTVSVHDPSTNRLLGVIRLGKGRPEFLSPLYDMESNVHGLGVSPDGKTLGVIATLTNAVIFIDLATNTVKGKVYVDRNPHEGFFTPDGRQFWVAVRGKDYVTVIDVEKMQVVKNIATEHEPSMVVFRPDGKVAFVDHSETATLDVIDVKKREVIARVPVVSKFSPNLVVTEDGQQVWMTHKDVGKVTVVNAQTYAVEGVIDTGPGTNHVNMAGPGGGTRFSGASAGDFAYVTVGGENAVKVYSRQRQLLATIPVGPTRTVCGPTATAASSTWAWKTATRWSASTPKPTPSSPKPAAARPRRPCSTW; this is encoded by the coding sequence ATGCGCATCACTACCTTATCCACCTGGGCCCTGGCAGCCACGCTGTTGCTCGGGGCCTGCTCGAAAAAGAACAGCGAGGAAACCGAGCCCGACATGGTCATTCCGCCCGACCCCGGCCCCATCGCAGCCAGCGCCGCCGACCGGGTGTACCTGGCCGACCAGTCATCGAACACGGTGTCGGTGCACGACCCGAGCACCAACCGGCTGCTGGGCGTGATTCGCTTGGGCAAGGGCCGGCCCGAGTTTCTGAGCCCGCTCTACGACATGGAGTCCAACGTGCACGGGCTGGGGGTGTCGCCCGATGGCAAGACGCTGGGCGTGATTGCCACCCTCACCAACGCGGTGATTTTTATCGACCTAGCCACCAACACCGTCAAGGGCAAGGTATACGTGGACCGCAACCCCCACGAGGGCTTTTTCACGCCCGACGGCAGACAGTTCTGGGTGGCGGTGCGCGGCAAGGATTACGTGACGGTGATTGACGTGGAGAAAATGCAGGTGGTGAAAAACATTGCCACCGAGCACGAGCCGAGCATGGTCGTGTTCCGGCCCGATGGCAAAGTGGCCTTCGTGGACCACTCCGAAACCGCTACGCTCGACGTAATTGATGTGAAGAAGCGCGAGGTCATTGCCCGGGTGCCGGTGGTGAGCAAGTTCTCGCCCAACCTGGTGGTGACCGAGGACGGCCAGCAGGTCTGGATGACCCACAAAGACGTGGGCAAGGTGACCGTGGTGAACGCCCAGACCTACGCCGTGGAAGGCGTGATTGACACCGGCCCCGGCACCAACCATGTGAACATGGCCGGCCCCGGCGGCGGCACCCGCTTCAGCGGGGCCAGCGCCGGCGACTTCGCTTACGTAACCGTGGGCGGCGAAAACGCGGTGAAGGTGTATTCGCGCCAGCGCCAGCTGCTGGCCACTATCCCGGTGGGGCCAACCCGCACGGTGTGTGGCCCAACGGCGACGGCAGCAAGCTCTACGTG